The Pyrodictium delaneyi genome contains a region encoding:
- the cobB gene encoding NAD-dependent protein deacetylase — protein sequence MDPRDEARRLAGLLAESRHAIVFTGAGVSTESGIPDFRGPSGLWRRIPPEVFTIEYFLERPLEVWRLFSEFFYSFRGAKPNPAHLAIARLEELGVVKAVITQNIDGLHQAAGSRKVIELHGNLRWARCMSCGHKVALDDAVETVRRGQLPHCPRCGGLLKPDAVFFGEPLPDDALEEAFREARSADLVLVVGSSLTVYPAAYIPEYARRRGARLVIVNLEPTPLDNLAEMIVHRKAGEFLPLVVKELEKILGLNSG from the coding sequence TTGGATCCGCGGGATGAAGCTAGGAGGTTGGCAGGACTTCTCGCAGAATCACGCCACGCAATAGTGTTCACCGGTGCAGGCGTGAGCACAGAGAGCGGTATACCCGACTTCCGTGGACCTAGCGGGCTTTGGCGTCGCATACCGCCCGAGGTGTTTACGATAGAGTATTTCCTCGAGAGGCCGCTCGAGGTCTGGAGGCTCTTCAGTGAATTCTTCTACAGCTTCCGCGGAGCCAAGCCGAACCCCGCCCACCTGGCTATAGCCAGGCTAGAGGAGCTAGGCGTTGTCAAGGCAGTTATAACTCAAAACATCGATGGCCTACACCAGGCCGCGGGTAGCCGGAAGGTGATAGAGCTACACGGCAACCTCCGCTGGGCCCGGTGCATGAGCTGCGGCCACAAGGTGGCACTAGACGATGCCGTGGAGACCGTCCGTAGGGGGCAGCTGCCCCACTGTCCCCGCTGCGGAGGCTTGCTTAAGCCCGACGCAGTATTCTTCGGCGAGCCTCTCCCCGACGATGCACTAGAGGAAGCCTTCCGCGAGGCCCGCTCTGCCGATCTAGTGCTAGTGGTAGGCTCTAGCCTCACCGTCTACCCTGCAGCCTACATCCCAGAGTATGCCCGGCGCAGAGGAGCACGACTAGTCATAGTGAACCTCGAGCCTACACCTCTTGACAATCTGGCGGAGATGATTGTGCACCGTAAAGCGGGAGAGTTCTTACCCCTCGTCGTAAAGGAATTGGAGAAGATTCTCGGGCTAAATTCAGGCTAG
- a CDS encoding DMT family transporter encodes MSASRQLGMRRGGGLLAVYAAAALWSTIGVATRLGYTAGCSPLGILVARQALAALATLLGLVAGLYRPSVVFDRRVIGIALTLFTPFYVSYYYAVEALGVGRAAALLYTAPAWILAYQLTLEHWKPGSSKLLATTFTIAGALLLAGEAWGGLVSPGGLVWGLASGAFYAATVYAAARIITGLEPSSVAAGTQAWLLPGALAATVVMPGSVKVTLQCLPAAAYLAIVVSHLSYILFYRGLSKGVEPHRASIAATLELVLSMAWGWLLFSEPFTVLYGAGVVLIAAAQLLAGRG; translated from the coding sequence GTGTCCGCGTCACGGCAGCTGGGTATGCGGCGTGGCGGCGGTCTTTTAGCGGTCTACGCGGCTGCGGCGCTATGGTCCACTATAGGCGTGGCCACAAGACTCGGCTACACGGCTGGCTGTAGTCCACTGGGCATACTCGTGGCGAGGCAAGCGCTAGCGGCGCTGGCGACGCTGCTCGGGCTCGTTGCCGGACTATACCGCCCGAGTGTAGTGTTTGACCGCCGCGTAATCGGCATCGCCTTGACGCTCTTCACGCCCTTCTACGTCTCCTACTACTACGCGGTCGAGGCACTCGGCGTAGGGCGTGCAGCCGCTCTCCTCTACACGGCGCCAGCATGGATACTAGCCTACCAGCTAACCCTTGAACACTGGAAACCAGGCTCCTCGAAGCTTCTCGCCACTACGTTCACCATCGCGGGTGCTTTGCTGTTGGCCGGCGAGGCCTGGGGAGGGCTCGTCAGCCCTGGAGGCCTAGTCTGGGGGCTAGCCAGTGGCGCCTTCTATGCTGCCACCGTATACGCTGCTGCCAGGATAATAACGGGTCTGGAGCCCTCTAGTGTCGCTGCAGGTACACAGGCCTGGCTACTCCCCGGCGCCTTGGCGGCAACGGTGGTCATGCCCGGTAGTGTGAAGGTGACGCTTCAGTGTCTACCCGCGGCAGCCTACCTAGCTATAGTGGTGAGCCATCTTTCATACATCCTCTTCTACCGAGGACTGAGCAAGGGGGTAGAACCGCATCGCGCCTCTATAGCTGCTACACTGGAACTAGTCCTCTCCATGGCCTGGGGCTGGCTCCTCTTCAGCGAGCCCTTCACAGTGCTTTACGGGGCGGGCGTGGTCTTGATAGCAGCTGCGCAACTACTAGCCGGCCGCGGCTAG